Genomic DNA from uncultured Ilyobacter sp.:
CCTCTATACCCTCTTCAAGTTTTTGACCTTTCCTCTCCAAAGATCCTATCCTGTTTTTTATTTTTTTCTGCTCCTCATAGTCGATATTCCCCTGGGTATCTTTTTCATTTTCTTCAGAGTTACTCTTATAGGCTTCATAGTCCCCTTTAAAAAGAGTGCTTCCATCCTTTGTGATCTCATATATTTTATTGACTACACTTTCTAGGAAGTGTCTATCATGGGAAACCACCACAAGGGTGCCGTCATACTCTTCTAAAGCAGATTCTAATATCTCCCTAGAGTATATGTCCAGATGGTTGGTCGGTTCATCTAAGATGAGAAAATTCGGCTTGTCCATGATAAGTCTCATCAGGGCAACTCTCGCTTTTTCTCCACCACTGAGATTCCCTATTTTTTTGAAGGCATCCTCTTCTGAAAACAAAAAACCTCCACATATTGATCTGGCCTGTTCTTCGCTTAGGGGATAGTTGTTTAGAAGTTCCTCTATAACAGTAGCATCTTCATTTAGTCCTTCATGTTTTTGATCATAATATCCTATTTTTATTCTTTCTCCCCAGAGGATCTCTCCATTATCTTTATTATCCAAGCTGTTTATTATTCTTAGTATTGTAGATTTCCCCACACCGTTTTTGCCTATGAGGCCTATTCTGTCTCCCCTATACACTTCCATATTCACACCTCGAAAGATCTCCTGTCCATCGAAGCTCTTAGAAAGATTCCAAATCTTTACAACTCTGTCTGTGCTGACATTTTCCACCTGAAATTTAAGCTTCATTTTTCTGATGCTGACAACAGGATCATCCATTTTTTCCATCCTGTCCAAAATCTTTTCCCGACCCCTGGCCTGCTTGGACTTCACCCCGGCCTTATAACGTCTTATGAACTCCTCGGTTTTTTTTATCTTGTCCTGCTCTTTTTCATAGGATTTTATCGCTCCTGTGAGATAGGCTTCCTTCTGTATTGTGTAGTCTGTGAAGTTTCCTCTGTAGATATTTATTGTTTTTCTCTCTAACTCAAAAACCTTGTTTATCACATTATCCAAGAAATATCTATCGTGGGATATAAGTATAAAGGCCTTATTATAATCTTTTAAAAATTTCTCAAGCCACTCTATGGCATTGAGATCCAGGTGGTTTGTAGGCTCATCTAGTATGAGGAGTTCAGGTTCTTCAAGGAGTATTTTCCCCAAGGCTATCCGCGACTGCTGACCCCCTGACAGATCTCCTATGACATTTTTCCAGAGATTTTCTGGAAAATTTAACCCTGTGAGAATCTGTTTTACCTTATACTCCACTGAGTAGCCCTCTTCCTGTTCATACCTTGTGGACAGCTCTGCAAGTTCTTCCATTATTTGGTCAAAATTGTCCATATCCACGGCCAGTCTTTCATTTAGTTCCTGTATTCTTTCATAATCTTTCTTTAGATGTGAAAAGACTGACATCAGCTCATCAAAAACCTTGTTTTCTTTGTTTAAGTCAAAATTCTGAGAGAGATACCCTATCTTCAGTCCGCCTTTTTTTGATATGGTCCCCTGGAGTTTGGTATCCTCATCCATATCGTGGTACTCCTCTTCCAGAAGTATTTTTACCAAGGTGGTTTTCCCTGCACCATTTAGACCTACCAGACCAATCTTGTCCTTTTCATCTATTGAAAAGCTTATGTTTTTCAGAAGGGTTTCTCCTGAAAAACTTTTGTGTACGTTGTTTATCTGCAATACAGCCATTTTTTTCTCCTAACTTTAATAGGTTTTTCATTCTTTAAAATTATATCATAAATTATCATCTCCTCCAAGCTTTTGAGGTGCATTACACAACTGTTCAAAACAGAATTCTTTCGGTAATTAATCTAAGCTGCTGATTAATAATTCAAATTAAAGTATTGAGTTTATCCGAAAACCTGTGTTACTTTCTTTTCTTGATAAAAGCACCCCAAGGGCATTTCCTCCCTTTGGTCAGGGCAAAAGTAACCAAAGAAAATCAAGAATTTTCAAATATCTAGGAAGTGTATATTTCTTTTATCGCCTTTGTAAGCTACAGTCCTCGGTTCCCTGCTCATCCACTGGATAAGGTGTTTCATAGTCGCTGACGCTCCTTGAACTCCCTTAACTTATTCTGTAGGACGGCTGAGTGCAGGCTCTTTCCTGTATAAGCCCTGCGACTTGAAAATTCAAAAAACGAAAAATGATATAAACCTAAATAAAAAGCATGTGTACAGTTATTCCTTAATTTTTGACTATTCTTAATTCTGATTTTATTGATAGTACGGGAAAAGGGAGAAAAAACCTCTCGCAAAAAAACGCATATATAGTTTGGTTTTAACTCTGTGAAACTCCCTCTTTTTCTCTGCGTCCTCTGTGGCCAAAAGGTTTTGTCCTTATTCGTGTTAATTTCCCTATCTTTTATTAGTGTTCATTCGTGACAAAATCTTTTGATTCTGATATTCAGATAAAATCAATAATTTATCCACAAGGCAGCAACTTGAGCCAATTAAAAAGGGAGCCTTCGCTCCCAGGTTCAGATTACTCCTTTTCTTATTTTAATATTCATTGAAATTCCGAGGCCTAGTATTGCCCAAAATGTAGGTGCTACGGAAACTGCACTGTCATTAAACATTCCAGTCATTAGGTATCCTATAACTGCTAGACTACACCCCACTCCCACGATCTCATATATATTTTCATAACCACTGTTGAAATAAATTCTCAGTGAGTCCAGGCAGTAACAGATCACCAGAAGGAGAAAACCAAAAAGGGACAACCACCCTGTATTTATACCGATCTGCAGATACAAGTTGTGAGGTTTTGACACAAAGATATAGGGGTTATTCAAAGATACATTTTTTCCAAAATAATCATTCTGGGGAAAGATTATCGGATAGGTGTCAGGTCCGAAACCGAAAAAGCCGGACTTTTTTAAAAGAGGTAGACTTCTAGACCATATATAGACTCTTGAAGAAGCCTTTCTCTGATATCTGTCCCATTTTGCCATCCTCTCTGGAGAGATTATCTCCTCTGGTTTTCTTGACCACCCTATAGTCTTAAATTTCTGGTTCTGAATTACCAAAGGAAATTTAATTTCATCATACTGAAGTTCCAAAACTCCCTTTTCCTTATTTTCAAAGGAGTATTTCTGGAATTTAGGATCTTCTAAGCTTATTATATTTTTTTCAATATTTACAGGTACGAGACTCCCGTCCTCTCTGTAAAAAGACAACTCTTCTTTTCCAGATTTTAAAATAAGCTTATTATCATAGCTGGTCACCTCTAAAGTATTTCCAATACTCTTAACATCCCTAAGGTTAACTTTTCTATTTACTTCGAGATTCTCTATATTGTCCCCTACAGCTCCAGAGGAGAGAAGATTCAAAGCTAAAAATATGGCACCCGTGATAAGAGGAATTTCTAAAAGAAACACTTTCCTCTTCCAAATTTCTTTTCGGCAAAGGACCATAAATATAATAAAGGAGGCTATAGAGGCATAAATCCCCGCTCTAGACCTGCCAGCTAGAAGTAGAGCGAGATTAGCAGCATAAAAAAACATGAAAATATATCTCGTGAACCTCTCTTTGGATTTTAATATCAGCGGAAAAAGAAACATACAGATCATAACGCCATAAGAGCCACTGTAATTTGAATTTCCCAGACTCGCTTTTACATTATGAAATTTTGGTGAAAACTTGATCACCTGGGCCATACTGATATAGCCTTCTGGATATGTTACCTTGTCCAAAAGTCCTTCTTGAGGAATTGCAATTTTTGCTAAAAAAGGAATTTTGTAAATACTCATTCCCAGAAATTCCGTGATTCCTGCCAGGGAAACAAAAAAACTTCCTATTAATAATATGTATATAAAATACTTTACATCTTTTCTTTCTCGTACAAAATTTATAACAAAAAACGAAACCACTACATAGGAAAGTAGTACAAATATCCCCTCATATCTGTTGCCCCCTCCCCCGAGGGCGATGGGAAGAAAAGGAGAAAAAAAAGTAGATAATAGAACTCCCGCTCCGTAAATAATAAGCCCAATATAGTAGTAGGTTTTTTTTAAGTTTCTTTTTAAAATCATAATAAAAAGCATGGATATTCCGAGAACTATTAGTACCCTGGATTTTTCATAGTGAAACATATCCCCTATAGCTTCTCCTAAAGGATGTGTTAAATACATCAAGGTCCCTGGTTCGGTAGGCAAAATCTTGAGTCTTACTAAAAATGGTAAAAATGTCAGCAGTATACCTAGTAGAGCTATCTCTATTTTTTTCTTCATAGGTCCTCCAAAATTTTTTGTTATTCAGACTCTTCTAAAAAAACTCCATTTTTCCTACCTCCCTGAAGGATAAATATTTTCTTTTGAAAAATTTATGTTTAAATTCTCAGGAGAATTCCCTATTAGAATATTAGTTAAGCTAACTTGTTACCTCTTTTCAGATTAAAGTATTGAATTTATAAGAATTCGTTACTTTTCTCTTGAAAGAAAAGTAACCAAAAGTTCAAGAATTTTCAAATGTCTAGTAAGTATATATTTCTTTTGACGCCTTTGTGAGCTACAGTCCTCGGTTCCCTGCGGAACTTATTCTGTATGACGGCTGAGTGCGGCTCTTTCCTGTATAAGCCCTGCGACTTGAAAATTCAAAAAATCTTCTCTATGAAACTCTTCTCCTGTCTCTGTGTCTTCTGTGACCAAAAGATTTTGTTATTATTCGTGTTAATTTCCCTATCTTTTATTGGTGCCCATTCGTGACAAAATCCCTTGACTCTGATATCGCTCTCCTCCGTGATACTCTCTTCTTTTCTCTGTGACCAAAAGCTTTTGTCCTTATTCGTGCTAATTTCCCTATCTTTTATTAGTGTCCATTTGTGACAAAATCTTTTGATTCTGATATTCAGATAAATTCAGTAATTTATAGAATTAATTTTAAGTAACAACTTGAGTTAGTTAGTCAAAAGAGATCTATTTTAAAGATTAGACTCTGTTTTGAAAAAATCCAAATCTAAACTACCTTTCCCAAAAGAATAACACAGTAGGATTTAATCCCCAGTTCTTCCCCTGTAAAACCCAGTTCTTCCTCTGTGGTCGCCTTTACACTTATACATTCTCTGTCTATATCCAATTCTTCTGCAATATTTCCTCTCATGTTTTCTATATAAGACTTCAGTTTCGGCCTCTGAGCCACTATAATAGAATCTAGGTTTACTATATTGTATCCCTTCTCCTTTACTAGTTTATTTACATGGCCAAGAAGAACCATGCTGGATACCCCCCTATACCCCTCGTCATCATCTGGAAAGTGCTGACCTATATCCCCTAGAGCC
This window encodes:
- the ispF gene encoding 2-C-methyl-D-erythritol 2,4-cyclodiphosphate synthase, which gives rise to MLRIGNGYDVHRFKEGRKLILGGVEIPHEKGLDGHSDADVLVHAIMDAMLGALALGDIGQHFPDDDEGYRGVSSMVLLGHVNKLVKEKGYNIVNLDSIIVAQRPKLKSYIENMRGNIAEELDIDRECISVKATTEEELGFTGEELGIKSYCVILLGKVV
- a CDS encoding ABC-F family ATP-binding cassette domain-containing protein, with product MAVLQINNVHKSFSGETLLKNISFSIDEKDKIGLVGLNGAGKTTLVKILLEEEYHDMDEDTKLQGTISKKGGLKIGYLSQNFDLNKENKVFDELMSVFSHLKKDYERIQELNERLAVDMDNFDQIMEELAELSTRYEQEEGYSVEYKVKQILTGLNFPENLWKNVIGDLSGGQQSRIALGKILLEEPELLILDEPTNHLDLNAIEWLEKFLKDYNKAFILISHDRYFLDNVINKVFELERKTINIYRGNFTDYTIQKEAYLTGAIKSYEKEQDKIKKTEEFIRRYKAGVKSKQARGREKILDRMEKMDDPVVSIRKMKLKFQVENVSTDRVVKIWNLSKSFDGQEIFRGVNMEVYRGDRIGLIGKNGVGKSTILRIINSLDNKDNGEILWGERIKIGYYDQKHEGLNEDATVIEELLNNYPLSEEQARSICGGFLFSEEDAFKKIGNLSGGEKARVALMRLIMDKPNFLILDEPTNHLDIYSREILESALEEYDGTLVVVSHDRHFLESVVNKIYEITKDGSTLFKGDYEAYKSNSEENEKDTQGNIDYEEQKKIKNRIGSLERKGQKLEEGIEELESEKSILEERYNEAGKKNNLETLVGIQKELDLMDKKIMETMEEWEAVQEELSEISE
- a CDS encoding O-antigen ligase family protein, with the protein product MKKKIEIALLGILLTFLPFLVRLKILPTEPGTLMYLTHPLGEAIGDMFHYEKSRVLIVLGISMLFIMILKRNLKKTYYYIGLIIYGAGVLLSTFFSPFLPIALGGGGNRYEGIFVLLSYVVVSFFVINFVRERKDVKYFIYILLIGSFFVSLAGITEFLGMSIYKIPFLAKIAIPQEGLLDKVTYPEGYISMAQVIKFSPKFHNVKASLGNSNYSGSYGVMICMFLFPLILKSKERFTRYIFMFFYAANLALLLAGRSRAGIYASIASFIIFMVLCRKEIWKRKVFLLEIPLITGAIFLALNLLSSGAVGDNIENLEVNRKVNLRDVKSIGNTLEVTSYDNKLILKSGKEELSFYREDGSLVPVNIEKNIISLEDPKFQKYSFENKEKGVLELQYDEIKFPLVIQNQKFKTIGWSRKPEEIISPERMAKWDRYQRKASSRVYIWSRSLPLLKKSGFFGFGPDTYPIIFPQNDYFGKNVSLNNPYIFVSKPHNLYLQIGINTGWLSLFGFLLLVICYCLDSLRIYFNSGYENIYEIVGVGCSLAVIGYLMTGMFNDSAVSVAPTFWAILGLGISMNIKIRKGVI